From a single Glycine soja cultivar W05 chromosome 19, ASM419377v2, whole genome shotgun sequence genomic region:
- the LOC114399433 gene encoding uncharacterized protein LOC114399433 isoform X2, whose protein sequence is MENKRMVTNEEQRRSPRNQKILPLADYNGQNLATLFSPRFKSAAAMAGWDEEALLLASLFVEDTPDRDPKHKKRYVWHSKTPPNSSRALRSPQAPIPVVLDLDAEETPRKDSGRKNKEMKVCVDNEGKKACVENEGSRVGGDGNESKEKNSADASSSSVLPCIDKLRDELSCAICLEICFEPSTTPCGHSFCRKCLRSAADKCGKKCPKCRQLISNGRPCTVNTVLWNTIQLLFPQEVEARKEASALNSLQQAQNLSPESAFFANLRNDRRQPFRGASTTTSSTQQDEDAALARMLQRQIDEQRSPGTTRTRFARLRARRGGVSTSQHEDAALALRMRREEFMQTYRGSSQSSRLPSSLLAREKLRAMVSRAMNRREDLRQG, encoded by the exons ATGGAGAACAAAAGAATGGTGACGAATGAAGAACAGAGGCGCAGTCCCAGAAACCAGAAGATCCTCCCATTAGCAGATTACAATGGCCAAAACTTGGCAACCCTTTTCAGCCCAAGGTTCAAATCTGCGGCTGCTATGGCTGGTTGGGATGAAGAGGCACTGTTGTTGGCCAGCCTCTTCGTTGAAGACACGCCGGATAGAGATCCCAAGCACAAGAAGCGCTACGTTTGGCACTCCAAAACCCCACCAAACTCATCAAG AGCTCTGAGGAGTCCACAAGCACCAATCCCTGTAGTTCTTGATCTTGATGCAGAAGAAACTCCCAGAAAAG ATAGTGGGAGAAAGAATAAAGAAATGAAAGTTTGTGTTGATAATGAGGGAAAGAAAGCTTGTGTTGAGAATGAGGGAAGCAGAGTGGGAGGAGATGGGAATGAATCAAAAGAGAAGAACTCGGCTGACGCTTCTTCTAGTTCTGTTCTTCCCTGCATTGATAAACTAAGGGATGAGCTTTCCTGTGCT ATTTGTTTGGAGATATGCTTTGAGCCAAGTACCACTCCTTGTGGTCACAG CTTCTGTAGAAAATGTCTAAGATCTGCTGCAGACAAGTGTGGCAAAAAGTGCCCAAAATGCAGGCAGCTAATAAG CAATGGCCGACCATGCACTGTGAACACAGTTCTCTGGAACACAATCCAGCTTCTGTTTCCACAAGAAGTTGAAGCAAGAAAAGAAGCCAGTGCCTTGAATAGTCTCCAACAAGCTCAAAATCTGAGTCCAGAATCAGCATTTTTTGCTAATCTAAGGAATGACAGACGACAGCCTTTTAGGGGGgcatcaacaacaacatcatcaacacAGCAGGATGAGGATGCTGCATTGGCTAGAATGTTGCAGAGACAAATTGATGAACAAAGAAGCCCGGGAACAACTCGAACTCGGTTTGCAAGATTGAGGGCAAGAAGAGGAGGGGTTTCTACTAGCCAACATGAGGATGCAGCTTTGGCTCTAAGGATGAGGAGAGAAGAGTTCATGCAAACTTATAGAGGGAGCAGCCAGTCTAGCAGGCTACCCTCATCATTATTAGCTAGAGAAAAATTGAGGGCTATGGTATCTAGAGCCATGAACAGAAGAGAAGATCTTAGACAAGGGTGA
- the LOC114399433 gene encoding uncharacterized protein LOC114399433 isoform X1: MENKRMVTNEEQRRSPRNQKILPLADYNGQNLATLFSPRFKSAAAMAGWDEEALLLASLFVEDTPDRDPKHKKRYVWHSKTPPNSSRKRRALRSPQAPIPVVLDLDAEETPRKDSGRKNKEMKVCVDNEGKKACVENEGSRVGGDGNESKEKNSADASSSSVLPCIDKLRDELSCAICLEICFEPSTTPCGHSFCRKCLRSAADKCGKKCPKCRQLISNGRPCTVNTVLWNTIQLLFPQEVEARKEASALNSLQQAQNLSPESAFFANLRNDRRQPFRGASTTTSSTQQDEDAALARMLQRQIDEQRSPGTTRTRFARLRARRGGVSTSQHEDAALALRMRREEFMQTYRGSSQSSRLPSSLLAREKLRAMVSRAMNRREDLRQG, from the exons ATGGAGAACAAAAGAATGGTGACGAATGAAGAACAGAGGCGCAGTCCCAGAAACCAGAAGATCCTCCCATTAGCAGATTACAATGGCCAAAACTTGGCAACCCTTTTCAGCCCAAGGTTCAAATCTGCGGCTGCTATGGCTGGTTGGGATGAAGAGGCACTGTTGTTGGCCAGCCTCTTCGTTGAAGACACGCCGGATAGAGATCCCAAGCACAAGAAGCGCTACGTTTGGCACTCCAAAACCCCACCAAACTCATCAAG GAAACGTAGAGCTCTGAGGAGTCCACAAGCACCAATCCCTGTAGTTCTTGATCTTGATGCAGAAGAAACTCCCAGAAAAG ATAGTGGGAGAAAGAATAAAGAAATGAAAGTTTGTGTTGATAATGAGGGAAAGAAAGCTTGTGTTGAGAATGAGGGAAGCAGAGTGGGAGGAGATGGGAATGAATCAAAAGAGAAGAACTCGGCTGACGCTTCTTCTAGTTCTGTTCTTCCCTGCATTGATAAACTAAGGGATGAGCTTTCCTGTGCT ATTTGTTTGGAGATATGCTTTGAGCCAAGTACCACTCCTTGTGGTCACAG CTTCTGTAGAAAATGTCTAAGATCTGCTGCAGACAAGTGTGGCAAAAAGTGCCCAAAATGCAGGCAGCTAATAAG CAATGGCCGACCATGCACTGTGAACACAGTTCTCTGGAACACAATCCAGCTTCTGTTTCCACAAGAAGTTGAAGCAAGAAAAGAAGCCAGTGCCTTGAATAGTCTCCAACAAGCTCAAAATCTGAGTCCAGAATCAGCATTTTTTGCTAATCTAAGGAATGACAGACGACAGCCTTTTAGGGGGgcatcaacaacaacatcatcaacacAGCAGGATGAGGATGCTGCATTGGCTAGAATGTTGCAGAGACAAATTGATGAACAAAGAAGCCCGGGAACAACTCGAACTCGGTTTGCAAGATTGAGGGCAAGAAGAGGAGGGGTTTCTACTAGCCAACATGAGGATGCAGCTTTGGCTCTAAGGATGAGGAGAGAAGAGTTCATGCAAACTTATAGAGGGAGCAGCCAGTCTAGCAGGCTACCCTCATCATTATTAGCTAGAGAAAAATTGAGGGCTATGGTATCTAGAGCCATGAACAGAAGAGAAGATCTTAGACAAGGGTGA